TGGTTCAATGGTTGCCCCATTATCAGCACTATATAAGTGACTATAGTGAAACACTATGTTACCAAGTGTATCCTGGTGGCTAAAACCTACTAATTTGAGCACAACAATGATGAAACTTACAATAAGCAAGCTAGCTCAAAAACTAACTCAAATATGGCCCATATTTTAacttctattttgttttgttgagagagagagagagagagggagagatttCAGCTTCTAGTCACAAAAAGAATTAAccatttatgtttttatttttaaaatatttcgaatataatttattaatcttACATTGaggccttctttcctttgttttttttttctttgactctttttctcctttttttttttttttttgggctataaatttgggtttaatttattcattttacaaatcttacttgtttaattttttaaactaaagaaCTAActaaattggttaaaatttgggaaaCTTCCTCAATTTGAGGGCCTTAAGCAGTTGCCTAACTAGACTAAGGAAGAGCTCCCCTAGATATGGGCTAAGCTATTGAAAAGCCAAAGGTGAGGTGGGTTTTTGTGTCTTAAACTTCTTTTAGGATTAAGTGATTGCCcccattaattaattaacatttCATTAGTGACTGTAATGAAACATTGTGGTAGTAGGTGTATCTCGTGATGGCTAAAACCCTACTGATTTGATTGCAACAATGATTTAATTCCATCTCATCTTGTCTCATGCTTTTGAAATGTCAATCTTTAGGGTTGCAAAcccttgttttctttcttttcctttgaaTGTAGTTGTAAATTTCTCATTTCAACCATTCGTTATCAGCGATGTCTCTATCTTGGAAAAGTCATTTTGGAAAGTTGTGATTAATTAGAGTTTTCAACCAATGTTTTAGTATCTTGACTAGCACCAATGGCAAAGCGAAAAAATCTTTCCAGGGGGGCTAAGATGactataacaaaaatattatgtacaaagaaaacaaattcttGATTTATAAGTTAACTTTAATTGATTAAAGTTGTGTCATTAGTTTTTTCATGGtactaaattttcaaaaaaaaaaaaaaaaacacttttttatgTACCCATTTAAataatcactaaaaaaaaactcatttctaTCTTGttacaaaatttcattttgacaAGTTTCATGGCTGAAAATACACATTCTGTAGAAATGGTTGCAACTACAAGAGTAATAATaaacttttaagcccttctagaGAGTTCAATATCTAAAGATTTAACAATTGAGACAAAGGATTGAACACTAGTTTCAAAATGTTAAAACATTTTTCCTACTTTGCGTCAATTATAGACAAGTTACTTAAATTTGTAATCAGTAAAGTATAAACTACGtttaagggtctatttgggaacaacttatttagccgaaactaaaaatgttttgttgaaagtattgtagataaagttaaaagttagctgaaatagtacaatgatattcataaatagtaccaaaaagtgtaatgggacacataaatagtaaaaaaaataaattaagggaCTGTTTGGGATACGCTTATTTTGTTGGAACAGAAAACGTTTTGCTGAAAGTaatgtagataaaagtaaaagttagttgaaatagtacagtgtgacctatgaatagtaccaaaaagtgtaatggggcccatgaatagtagcaaaaataagttaaatagtaaaataagctagttTTTTAAGCTGGTGCCAAACACATACTAAATAGTAATAGAAACTATCCAATATAAGCTTATCTCAAACGGAACCTAGGTACAGTAAGAGAAAACTTTATTAAGCCTTCAACTTTTAAGCAAATAATAACtccatataaataaataaataaataaataaaccaaaaagcattattataaaatataagttttttttttttttttgttttttgttttttgagaagattgtAAAATATAACTTATATTTCAACAATCaacacttttatatttttataatcaaaatatcatatcaaCAGTGACGAATACAATCCACTCATCCAATGGTAAATAGAAAGTAAAAGTCACTCATTCATTCATACCAGCCAtacattatatattatataaaagctACACAAATACAATCAACTTTATTGTAGTGAActgagagagaaagggagaagcACTTaggataaatttaaaaattgcaaGGTTTGGGCAGGGTTCGATCAGTTACCCAAATCCTTGTGttcagtttctttttcttttcgttttttctttttttttggttcggATAATATATTGCTCAACGGGATAAAGGTACGATGAGGACATGAGTGGTGCATATGGGGCCTCTTGATGCAGGAAAACAAAAGCGACTATTCTATTTCTGCCACTATAATGGAGAGAGATGCAAAGAAAATCCTATTTATTTCCAACCTAATCCTagtgaatttattttctttaatatttttattgagatataagacaaaaataaagcaaaTCTTACTTGAATCGTGAAGAATTGCGAATTAGGATAGAGGTAAATGGATGTACACGCTGTTATTAGAACCTTTAAACTAGAGTTATCCATAACACCCTCCCTAAATGAAAGTGAGTGTAGACCTTATGTCTCAAAATCCTTGTCAGACTATAGTTATGTCTCAAGATCTTTATCTTCTTGTAACAAATAACTCAAAGTAAGTTTATTTCTcctccaaaaaacaaaagaaaaaagaaaaaaagaaaacaacaacaacagaggTTAGATGCATAAATTGCAATTCCTCTTAGGATAGGataaacttttactagttctcatctaaatttattttgtatattaaattattgatcATAAATCTTTCAATATATAGCAGCTTTTATTGCTTTCATTTCAATAGAGTACTcaaattactttttaattacatattgtaatttatttgtaaatatgCTAAACATAAAAACTTCGGTTCACCTTTCGAAAAagagagtttaaaaaaaaaaaaaaaaaaaaaaaaaaaaaggtcttttcATTAGTGTGTCAATAATCACATTCCAAATGTCCATGATTTTTGAGTAACAATCACATTCtcaatctgtttttttttttttaggtttcacaCATTCTCATCACTGACATGATTATCTGGTTCATTCTACATCCAAAGCTAGAGAGTTCTTTTGATAGGTGGTTCAAGCTTAGCCAGAGTGTGCAAGCTCATTGAATACTAAATCTACTATATGTCATTTATGTCAGTCCTCTACTCTTGGTTTTGTATTAGCCCAGGAAATAGCCCAATTAGAATTCACATATGTGACGACCACAATATGTGCCCTTACACATTTTTCCTTTATAATTGAGTTTTTGGCCGAAAGGGCAGAGAAAAGAGGAGATTCCAACATGTATGTACTTATTCTCGAACTAAAGGACTTGTAACTCAGACATTTTTTCCTAAATTCAACACTATACATTCCTTAAACCAACCAAAGCCATGTTTAGCTATAAGTTCTAGTTTCATcacatggtaaaaaaaaaaaaaagtaattaaagtTGGATAATAGCTTGCTTCCTTACACTATCAAGGATACAGTTCAGTGATCGGTTCTCCATCAACTGACCATGGCACCGAATGGCTTGAAAAACTATCATGTGTTGCAGCTCCTTTTTTGGCATATTCCTGTTTGCTTTATTCCGAAGCAAAAATGCTGGCTGCTGAGGTAACTCAGGCTAACAGAATAACTGTCAAGCATGAGAACTACCGTTGCCATTGTAGGTCGGTTGGCTGGGTTTTCTTGAACACACAATAACCCAATATTGATGCATCTAATGACTTCATTTCTTGAATGGGAACCTCTTATAGTTGGATCCAGCAATTCAATGGGTGTCCCATTTTTCCATTGTTTCCAAGTCTGCAAAGATAATATTCAAAATCATTACAATTTTCTATTTACTGGACCCTGGCCAGCCAGAACCACCACAATTATTTTCTCTTGAGCACTTGGAACTGATAATATTGGCATTCATAAAGTTTAACACAAAATTGAGATAATTTGATCCACACTCACATAGCTTAAGAGGTCCTCATCGTGTTCTGACTAATAGAAACAACTGTTCTTCTTGCCACTTATAATCTCTAGAATTAGGACGCCAAAACTAAACACGTCAGACTTTACTAAGAATCATCATTGCATTGCATACTCTGGAAACATGTAACCAATGCCAACAAATACCATCAATACGACAATATCAAAAAGTAAGATTTTGGAAACCAATTATAGTAGCATAATTGTAAAGTCGTTTGTTTTTCAAGCTATCAATCACCTTAAAAAGTACAAATCTTTCCTTTTTCAATAATTCTAACAtactacaaaagaaaataagtgaTTTTGTAGATTTAGATTAAGTAAGGTCGAATAAAGCAATTAAAAACTTACCATGTTCCAACGATTCTACTTGTATTTCCTTGAGCTTGATCCACTACAAATATTCTTGCCATgccaaaatctaaaatatttggATTCATATTGGCATCTAACTAAACATTGCTAGCTTTAAGATCACGATGTATAATTCTAAGCCGCGAATCTTCATGAAGATAGAGAATCCCTCGAGCGATCCCTCCTATAATCTTGTAACAACTTGACCAATCTAGTTGCCCTTGCCTCTCTGAgtctgttaattttttttttttttaaattaaatattcaacTTAGAAATGAATGAGACTCAAAATGATGATAAAATTAATTGATTCAATTCAAAAGATCAACTTTATATATTctcattattttgtaaattttcagCTTGTGGAAAGTTCATGACAAGCAGATCATTGAAACATTTGTGCATCAAGATGTCAAgcgattttaaaaataaatcaagaacGAGTTCACACTGGCCAAACCGAATAAAAAGTAATCAAGGCTTCTGTTAGGCACGTATTcataaatatgtatattttcttcttcttcaaagcaAAATCCCAAGAGTCTCACTAGATTCCTGTGTTGAAGCTTGGCGACCAACCCAATCTCATTCTTAAATTCTATTGCACCCTACACAGAGCTTTGGGATAGTCTCTTCACTGCTATTTCTTGTCCATTGGGAAAAGTACCTTGGGAATATATAGGGTTAGGAGTAACTTACACTTTGTGTAACTTTAAGCACTATAATGCCAtctaattaaaaactatttattgaaatacatatgtatgtatgtataactGTATGTATAACTATATTCCTACCTTGTAAACCGTACCAAAACCACCTTTACCAGTCTTATTATCATTCGAGAACTTGTTCGTGGCAGTTTCAATTGTAACTAAGTCATATTGCAAGGACTCTATGGCTGTTATTTCAATTCCAACTACACAACCAAACATTAAATATATTGAATtctcaaaatgacaaaaattttaCAGATAGATGTTTAAGGATAATGACATATATATGATGATCAAACAACTATTTTTTACCATTTGGTTCCAGaaatttattgtatttcttGCTTGTTCTATGCAGGAAGCAAACTCCAATGGCAAAAAGCACCATAGCAACAGAAATTGGGACAGCAATGGCGATAATTGTTGCAGATGACTTACTTTTTCTTGTAAAAACAATTAACCATATAATTGACTTGGCAAAAACTTTGATGGTCCATTATGGGAATTAAAGGTCCACATAATTCTACTTCTTACTCATCcaggagacaagattattaaccacataaaaacaaccccccaaagtactctttctatcatcagcattcccaGCCCAGTCTGCATCAGAATACCTAGCTGAGACATCATTGGTGTCCCTGCTATACCATACTCCGAAATTGGCAGTGGATTTGacatattttatgattatttttaaagcAATCATATAAGACTCTTTGGGGTTAGCTTGATATTTAGCACACACTCCTATACTGTAACTAATGTCAAgtctactagcagtaaggtaAAGGAGACCACCTATCAtgtaacaacccaaggaaaaacgctagccacatctgtgctatacctcaaaaggactagtcacaattgaggctccttgtaattgttaataaagcccatatctacctagtaaatacccgatgtgggactcatcacacacccacacacatcacacaatcaatcaaattagggtATCATAATCTCCctcacttaaatccctaacatcctcgttagggcccactttgtgggatagtgtctctgagcccacacgggGTTACCcaggccggctctgataccatatgtaacgacccaagaaaaagtgctagccacatctgcgctatatctcaaaaggactagtcataATTGAGGCTAATTtaattgattgattgtgtgatgtgtgtggctgtgtgatgagtcccacatcgggtatttactaggtagatctgggttttattaacaattacaaggAGCCTTAATTGTGATTAGTCCTTTTAAGGTATAGCACAGATGtagctagcgcttttccttgggtcgttacatttggtatcagagccggcctgGTAACCCCATGTGGGTTtggagacactaccccacaaagtgagCCCTAACGAGgatgttagggatttaagtgggggagattgtgatgccccaatttgattgattgtgtgatgtgtgtgggtgtgttatGAGTCctacatcgggtatttactgggtagatctgggctttattaacaactataaggAGTTTCAATTATGACTAGTCCTTTtaaggtatagcgcagatgtggctagtgcttttccttgggtcgttacgtatcatgcttctatataaaGAAGAATAAACATTTTTGCCTAACAAATCAACaatgagtttaacatttgggctcatgGGGGTTCTAATAAGAGTAGCAGATTCCAATCCAAACTTTTTCATAAGATTTTCAGCACatttagattgagatatgaATATACATGACTCTTGCTGACAAATCTACAATCCAAGGAATTGATTCAACTCTCTAATCATGCTTATCTCAAACTCGGCCTACATaagttttgaaaagttttgagcaagttcatcctttGTAGACCTgaagatgatatcatcaacatagacttgagcTACTATCAACTCATCATTCTCCTTTTTGATAAAAAGAGTTTGGTCTGTTGTCCTATTGTGAAGCCAAGTGAGACCAGGTATTCTGTAAGCCGGTCATACCAAGCTCTGGGTGCTTGCTTTAATCCATAAAGAGCCTTCTTGAGGTATAACATATGATTCggaaagtgtggatcaatgaatccttttggttgagtaacatagacatcttctttaagAAACCCATGCAAGAATGTagtcttcacatccatttggtaaAGCTTGAACTTCAAGTGACAAGCCAGGGTTAGGAGAACCCTAATGGATTCCATGCGAGCTACAGGAGCAAatgattcatcaaaatccactaCTTCCACTTGAGAGTATCCTTAGGCCACCAGACGAGCCTTGTTATAGGTCACATTTCCCTCCTTATTAGTTTTATTGtggaatatccactttgtgccaATGATGTGCTCTCCTTCTGGTCTAGGTACTAGGATCCAGACATCATTCCTTTGAAACTAGAGCAGTTCATCATGCATGGCCTTAACCCAGCTTTCATCCTCAAGAGCATCCTCAACCTTGATGGGTTTAACCTGTGACAAATAgcaagaataagacacaaagttagcaacacatttatcaactgtaCACTATCTTAGTGtaagttcattcatatttcccacaataacttcaAGAGTGTGATTCAGCTTGATCCTTGAggaaggtcctttctcttcatgAGATTCAGACTCAGGTGATGTAGGAATATCTACTGAGACTTCTACAACACTTGGAGTACTTGGAGAAACAGGCTCTTGATTAACTTTTTCTTGAACAACCTTAGGCTCTGAAGGAAGAATTTCCATAGGTATGTCCTCACTGCTTTTCTCAGAACCAAAGTCTGAAGCTTCATCAATAACAATATTGACAGTTTCCATCACCTTcttggttcttttgttgtaCACCCGATAAGCTTTGCTTGTGGAGGAGTATCTCAAAAATATTCCTTCATTGCTTCGGGAGTCAAACTTTtccacattctctctatccttgagaatgaaacaagtacttccaaagATTCTAAAATACTTCACATTCGGATTTCTTCCCTTCCACAATTCATAGGGAGTCTTCTTTGTACCGAGTCTAAAATATACCCTATTAACCGTATGACATGCGGTGTTGACTACTTCTCCCTATAAATTTCTGGCCACATCTTTATTGTGTAACATGGCTTTAGCCATCTCCTTAATGactctgttctttctttctactacaccattttgctgaggagtaataggagcaaataattcttgagatataccaGATCTAGTGCAAAAAGATTGCATGTATGAGTTctcgaattctttaccatgatcACTGTGAATTCGGTCAATCTTTATGTTCTTCTCATTTTGCTGTCTCGTACACAAAGCTTCAATGTGCTCAGGAGCATTTGAGTTGAATCTTAGAAGAATGACTTAAGTATACCTGGTGAAATCATCTACTATAACCATCATGTATCTCTTTCCTCCAAGAGATTCAGTTCTAGTTGGACCCATGAGATCTAGATGTAGTAGCTGATGTCCAAGTGCTTGGATGTTTTGCTTTCGTTTGTTTCCCAAGCTGACACAATCCACACATAATATTGCTAACCCTACTGAGCTTTGGTATTCCCAACACtgattcatgcttagatacaattgACAGATGTTtgtacacaatatcaacatcaagTTCCAATCCATAGCAATTATCCAGGGTGCGGACTCCGCTTATGAGTTTCTTCCTAGACTCATTCAACACAAGGTATTTTCCTTTTGAGAATAGgaccatgaagtcttgatcacatatctgacttatgctCAACAAGTTCACTCTCAGACCCTCTACATACAACACATTTGTAATGTCTAGCAGTCCAGGTAGAGAGATGGTTCCCTTCCCCTTTATTTGTGATTTGATCCCATCATCGAAAGTGACATTTCCACCTTTCTTAAACTCGAAAACCTTGAAGAGAGAACGGTCTTTagtcatgtgtcttgagcaCCCACTGTTAAGGTACCACAAACATGTGTCCATTACCTTTATGTAGACTTCATCATAAAGCACACTTCATGCTTGCTTAACAAATCAGTAGGAAtggttttctctctcatttgGCATTTATGTACAAAATCTCGATTTTTCACCCTTCTCAAACGTactcctttgcacattttcattttaaggCAATCTAGTTTCTTCCTTGTCACACTAAGACCTTTTTCAACAATCATCGATATAgctttcaaataacttttagacatacattttctaaaacactcaatcaaatagagattagaaaaagcaagatgtatttgaaataaAAGATCTTTTCATACCACTTGTAGCCATGACAACAGAGATTAAACTTAATCAGAGTGTGCtcgctttgataccacttgataggctaagaatgtattaacccctttggtaaaataat
The sequence above is drawn from the Quercus lobata isolate SW786 chromosome 12, ValleyOak3.0 Primary Assembly, whole genome shotgun sequence genome and encodes:
- the LOC115970515 gene encoding uncharacterized protein LOC115970515, giving the protein MTKDRSLFKVFEFKKGGNVTFDDGIKSQIKGKGTISLPGLLDITNVLYVEGLRVNLLSISQICDQDFMVLFSKGKYLVLNESRKKLISGVRTLDNCYGLELDVDIVYKHLSIVSKHESVLGIPKLSRDRENVEKFDSRSNEGIFLRYSSTSKAYRVYNKRTKKVMETVNIVIDEASDFGSEKSSEDIPMEILPSEPKVVQEKVNQEPVSPSTPSVVEVSVDIPTSPESESHEEKGPSSRIKLNHTLEVIVKPIKVEDALEDESWVKAMHDELL